One region of Candidatus Peribacteraceae bacterium genomic DNA includes:
- the rplE gene encoding 50S ribosomal protein L5 yields MKYESLHHRLRGPIAKTLQKELGVDNIHALPRMEKVIVNVGINKTKMDSKELHQYIGETLALITGQKPVFRKTRKAISNFKTREGTTVGAMVTLRGAKMEEFLDRLLSYVLPRIRDFRGLPTKLDGHGNYAIGLKDHTIFPEVPSVEAGRIFGLQIQLSTTAKNDEEGRALLKALGMPFQPTSAPRGHSESTAGGREQKKDSTGSSASDISS; encoded by the coding sequence ATGAAATACGAATCCCTCCATCACCGGCTCCGCGGCCCCATCGCCAAGACGCTCCAGAAGGAGTTGGGGGTCGATAATATCCATGCCCTTCCGCGGATGGAGAAGGTCATCGTGAACGTGGGGATCAACAAGACCAAGATGGACAGCAAGGAGCTGCACCAGTACATCGGTGAAACACTTGCCCTGATCACGGGCCAGAAGCCCGTCTTCCGCAAGACGCGCAAGGCCATCTCCAATTTCAAGACCCGCGAAGGCACCACGGTGGGCGCCATGGTCACGTTGCGCGGTGCCAAGATGGAGGAGTTCCTCGACCGCCTCCTGAGCTACGTTCTCCCGCGCATCCGCGACTTCCGCGGCCTCCCCACCAAGCTCGACGGGCACGGGAATTACGCCATCGGCCTCAAGGACCACACCATCTTCCCGGAAGTGCCGTCGGTGGAAGCGGGCAGGATTTTCGGCTTGCAGATCCAGCTTTCCACCACGGCGAAGAACGATGAGGAGGGGAGGGCGCTCCTCAAGGCGCTCGGAATGCCGTTCCAGCCCACCTCCGCTCCTCGTGGTCACTCGGAGTCTACGGCGGGCGGGCGGGAGCAGAAGAAAGATAGTACAGGTTCTTCCGCATCTGATATTTCATCATGA
- the rplX gene encoding 50S ribosomal protein L24, which produces MKLHTGDTVVVISGKDKGKTGSIMRVIHARNHVVVGGINMRTRHIKKTYQEAGRIVKYEASMNASKVMLVDPKTKKPTRIGFAIKEGKKVRIAKRSGEVVRKVAAPRPASSGQAKKTDASKAAPAKKEEVKKEAPTGKPTKQPFWKKLQFGSAEGEGGAPPDEARSKQDHTIPSQNIPPKTSGRGS; this is translated from the coding sequence ATGAAATTGCACACGGGCGACACGGTCGTCGTCATCAGCGGCAAGGATAAGGGGAAGACGGGCAGCATCATGCGCGTCATCCACGCACGCAACCACGTGGTGGTGGGAGGCATCAACATGCGTACGCGCCACATCAAGAAGACCTACCAGGAAGCGGGGCGCATCGTGAAGTACGAGGCGAGCATGAATGCTTCCAAGGTGATGCTCGTGGACCCCAAGACCAAGAAGCCCACCCGTATCGGCTTTGCCATCAAGGAAGGGAAAAAAGTGCGCATCGCCAAGAGGAGCGGCGAAGTGGTGCGCAAGGTGGCCGCGCCCCGCCCGGCAAGCTCAGGGCAAGCCAAGAAGACCGACGCGTCGAAGGCTGCGCCTGCGAAGAAAGAGGAGGTGAAGAAGGAGGCGCCGACGGGCAAGCCCACCAAGCAGCCGTTCTGGAAGAAGCTGCAGTTCGGGTCGGCGGAAGGGGAAGGCGGTGCCCCCCCCGATGAAGCGCGCTCCAAGCAGGACCACACCATTCCCTCGCAGAATATTCCCCCCAAGACGAGCGGGAGAGGCTCTTGA
- the rplN gene encoding 50S ribosomal protein L14 produces the protein MIQPQTILGVADNTGAKKVMCIRVLGGTRRRYAGLGDVIIVAVKEAAPRGTVRKKTVERAVVVRTRNVVRRKDGSAIRFDDNACVIIQKDGIPKGTRVFGPVARELRAKGYQKIISQAPDVL, from the coding sequence ATGATCCAACCGCAGACCATCCTCGGCGTAGCCGATAACACGGGTGCCAAGAAGGTGATGTGCATCCGGGTGCTCGGCGGCACGCGCCGCCGGTACGCGGGCTTGGGCGACGTGATCATCGTTGCGGTCAAGGAAGCAGCTCCCCGCGGCACGGTGCGCAAGAAGACCGTGGAGCGCGCGGTGGTCGTACGCACGCGCAACGTGGTCCGCCGTAAGGACGGTTCCGCCATCCGCTTCGACGACAACGCCTGCGTCATCATCCAGAAGGACGGCATTCCCAAGGGCACGCGCGTCTTCGGCCCCGTCGCCAGGGAACTGCGCGCGAAAGGATATCAAAAGATTATTTCCCAAGCCCCCGACGTTCTATGA
- a CDS encoding uS17 family ribosomal protein yields MRTKKGLITSAKMQDTVTVTVHRSMFHSKYKKRYSISKKFLADSKGFDLAVGDEVLITECRPLSKRKYFRVTEVTKHAPRVSELAEEKDLTAVTQRTQKTSDSPDSPQ; encoded by the coding sequence ATGAGAACCAAGAAGGGCCTCATTACGTCGGCGAAGATGCAGGACACCGTCACGGTGACCGTCCATCGCTCGATGTTCCACTCCAAGTACAAGAAGCGCTACTCCATCAGCAAGAAGTTCCTTGCGGACAGCAAGGGCTTTGACCTGGCGGTGGGCGATGAGGTCCTCATCACCGAGTGCCGGCCGCTGAGCAAGCGCAAGTACTTCCGCGTGACCGAGGTCACGAAGCACGCGCCCCGCGTGAGCGAGTTGGCGGAGGAGAAGGACCTTACGGCGGTCACCCAGCGCACGCAAAAGACGTCCGATTCCCCTGATTCCCCCCAATGA